A region of Burkholderia lata DNA encodes the following proteins:
- a CDS encoding acetyl-CoA C-acetyltransferase, with amino-acid sequence MTEAYIFDAVRTPRGKGKKDGSLHQATPVWLLRTLLQALQARSRLDTARVDDVVLGCVTPVGEQGADIARTAVLDAGWAQSVAGVTLSRFCASGLEAANLAAAKIMSGMEDMVVAGGVESMSRWAMGSDGGAWVMDPRVNSGTGFIPQGISADLVATLEGFGRSDLDAFAAESHRRAAHAQAHGYFARSIVPVTDLNGRLLLDRDETVRPGASVESLAPIGAAFETMGEMGFDATALDKYTTIEKIHHHHHAGNSSGIVDGAALLLMGSQAAGEQAGLKPRARVRAFAVTGTEPTIMLTGPTPAVRKALAKAGMAASDIDLWEINDAFATVPMKTARDLGVSLERVNVNGGSIAMGHPLGATGAILLGTALDELERTGQSTALATLCVGAGMGIATIIERV; translated from the coding sequence ATGACCGAAGCCTATATTTTCGATGCGGTGCGCACGCCGCGCGGCAAGGGCAAGAAAGACGGCAGCCTGCACCAGGCCACGCCCGTATGGCTGCTGCGCACGCTGCTGCAGGCGCTGCAAGCGCGCAGCCGGCTCGACACCGCACGGGTGGACGACGTGGTGCTCGGCTGCGTGACGCCCGTGGGCGAGCAAGGCGCGGACATCGCCCGCACCGCCGTGCTCGACGCGGGCTGGGCGCAAAGCGTGGCGGGCGTGACGCTGTCGCGGTTCTGCGCGTCGGGGCTGGAAGCCGCCAACCTCGCTGCGGCAAAGATCATGTCGGGGATGGAGGACATGGTGGTGGCCGGCGGCGTCGAATCCATGAGCCGCTGGGCGATGGGCAGCGACGGCGGCGCGTGGGTGATGGATCCGCGCGTCAACAGCGGCACGGGCTTCATTCCGCAGGGCATCAGCGCCGACCTCGTCGCCACGCTCGAAGGTTTCGGCCGCAGCGATCTCGATGCGTTTGCCGCCGAGTCGCATCGCCGTGCGGCGCACGCGCAGGCGCACGGTTACTTCGCCCGGTCGATCGTCCCGGTGACGGACCTCAACGGCCGGCTCCTGCTGGATCGCGACGAAACGGTCCGCCCCGGCGCCTCGGTCGAATCGCTCGCGCCGATCGGCGCCGCGTTTGAAACGATGGGCGAGATGGGCTTCGATGCCACCGCGCTGGACAAATACACGACCATCGAAAAAATCCACCACCACCACCATGCGGGCAACTCGTCCGGCATCGTCGACGGCGCGGCACTGCTGCTGATGGGCAGCCAGGCCGCAGGCGAGCAGGCGGGGCTCAAGCCACGCGCCCGGGTGCGCGCGTTCGCGGTCACGGGCACCGAGCCCACCATCATGCTCACCGGCCCGACGCCCGCCGTGCGCAAGGCGCTGGCCAAGGCAGGCATGGCGGCCTCCGACATCGACCTGTGGGAAATCAACGACGCATTCGCCACCGTGCCGATGAAGACGGCGCGCGATCTCGGCGTGTCGCTCGAGCGCGTGAACGTCAACGGCGGTTCGATCGCGATGGGCCACCCGCTGGGCGCGACGGGCGCCATCCTCCTCGGCACCGCGCTGGACGAACTGGAGCGCACCGGCCAATCCACCGCGCTGGCCACCCTGTGCGTCGGCGCCGGCATGGGTATCGCCACCATCATCGAACGCGTCTGA
- a CDS encoding 3-hydroxyacyl-CoA dehydrogenase NAD-binding domain-containing protein, producing MTTYTTLSFDVDANGIGLATLDQPGRAMNVLAPALMEEFTRVIGHVEQEAGIKGLVITSGKPSFVAGADIDQLSRITSAEQAFQLSEQLKALLRRMETCGKPVVAALNGTALGGGLELALACHARFAIDDPKAKIGLPEVKLGLLPGGGGTQRLPRMIGIQKSFELITQGIELSPAKALGLGLLNELAATREELLQKARAWCVAHPAPVQPWDTKGFRIPGGDSKSPAVVQMLAIAPSIANAKAHGNYPALTHIMSCLFEGCLLDFDTGSQVESRYFAACVMSQVSRNLIGTLWYQLNAIKKGQSRPAGMPPAKVKKVGILGAGMMGAGIAYVSAKAGIDVVLLDTTQENAEKGKAYSQGLLDKALARGKTTQDKRDALLARILPTTRYDDLRGCDLVVEAVFEDRAIKADCTTLAEAVIGDDAVFASNTSTLPITGLAHVSRRPAHFIGLHFFSPVDKMPLVEIIVGAKTSDETLARGFDYVLQIGKTPIVVNDSRGFYTSRVFATYVMEGIAMLAEGVHPRSIEVAGLKAGMPMPPLALQDEVSLGLSLHVTDQTRRDLEAEGKDYPPHPAEAVLRKVGLDLGRVGKKAGKGFYDYQGKEKSLWPELTALYPPRADQPAQQELVDRLMFIQANEAARCFEENVVRSVADTNIGSIFGWGFAPHHGGALQFINAMGAQRFVQRARELAAQYGARFEPAAIVVELARAGGRFEDA from the coding sequence ATGACCACCTACACCACCCTCTCGTTTGATGTGGATGCCAACGGCATCGGCCTGGCCACCCTCGATCAGCCCGGCCGCGCGATGAACGTGCTTGCCCCGGCGCTGATGGAAGAGTTCACGCGCGTCATCGGGCACGTGGAACAGGAAGCCGGGATCAAGGGCCTCGTGATCACGTCCGGCAAGCCGAGCTTCGTCGCCGGCGCCGACATCGACCAGCTCAGCCGGATCACGTCCGCCGAACAAGCCTTCCAGTTGAGCGAGCAGCTCAAGGCGCTGCTGCGCCGCATGGAAACATGCGGCAAGCCCGTGGTGGCCGCGCTCAACGGCACCGCGCTCGGCGGCGGGCTCGAACTGGCGCTGGCCTGCCATGCGCGCTTTGCGATCGACGATCCCAAGGCGAAGATCGGTCTGCCTGAAGTCAAGCTGGGCCTGCTGCCCGGCGGTGGCGGGACCCAGCGCCTGCCGCGCATGATCGGCATCCAGAAGAGCTTCGAGCTGATCACCCAGGGCATCGAGCTGAGCCCGGCCAAGGCGCTGGGTCTCGGCCTGCTGAACGAACTGGCCGCCACGCGCGAGGAACTGCTGCAAAAGGCCCGCGCATGGTGCGTGGCGCACCCCGCGCCCGTGCAGCCGTGGGACACCAAGGGTTTTCGCATTCCCGGCGGCGACAGCAAGAGTCCTGCCGTCGTTCAAATGCTGGCCATCGCACCTTCCATCGCGAATGCAAAGGCGCATGGCAACTATCCGGCCCTGACCCACATCATGAGTTGCCTGTTCGAGGGCTGCCTGCTCGACTTCGACACCGGCTCGCAGGTGGAGTCGCGCTATTTCGCCGCCTGCGTGATGTCGCAGGTCAGCAGGAACCTGATCGGCACGCTGTGGTACCAGCTCAATGCGATCAAGAAGGGGCAGTCGCGCCCCGCCGGCATGCCGCCGGCCAAGGTGAAGAAGGTGGGCATCCTCGGCGCGGGAATGATGGGTGCGGGCATTGCTTACGTGTCGGCCAAGGCGGGGATCGACGTGGTGCTGCTCGACACGACGCAGGAGAACGCCGAGAAAGGCAAAGCCTATTCGCAAGGACTGCTGGACAAGGCGCTGGCGCGCGGCAAGACCACGCAGGACAAGCGCGACGCCCTGCTCGCGCGCATCCTGCCCACCACGCGCTACGACGACCTGCGGGGCTGCGACCTGGTGGTCGAGGCCGTGTTCGAGGACCGCGCGATCAAGGCCGACTGCACGACGCTGGCCGAGGCCGTCATCGGCGACGATGCGGTGTTCGCGTCCAACACATCCACGCTGCCGATCACGGGGCTCGCACACGTGAGCCGCCGTCCGGCCCACTTCATCGGCCTGCACTTCTTCTCGCCCGTGGACAAGATGCCGCTAGTCGAGATCATCGTGGGCGCGAAGACCTCGGACGAGACGCTGGCGCGCGGCTTCGACTACGTGCTGCAGATCGGCAAGACGCCCATCGTCGTGAATGACAGCCGCGGCTTCTACACGTCACGCGTGTTCGCCACCTACGTGATGGAGGGCATCGCGATGCTGGCCGAAGGCGTGCATCCGCGTTCCATCGAGGTGGCCGGTCTCAAGGCCGGCATGCCCATGCCGCCGCTGGCGCTGCAGGACGAAGTGTCGCTCGGCCTGTCGCTGCACGTGACGGACCAGACCCGCCGCGACCTGGAGGCCGAAGGCAAGGATTACCCGCCGCACCCTGCGGAGGCCGTGCTGCGCAAGGTGGGCCTCGACCTGGGCCGGGTCGGCAAGAAAGCGGGCAAAGGCTTTTACGACTACCAGGGCAAGGAAAAGTCGCTGTGGCCCGAGCTCACCGCGCTCTACCCGCCGCGCGCCGACCAGCCCGCGCAGCAGGAGCTGGTGGATCGCCTGATGTTCATCCAGGCGAACGAAGCCGCGCGCTGCTTCGAGGAAAACGTGGTGCGCTCGGTGGCCGATACCAACATCGGCTCGATCTTCGGCTGGGGCTTTGCACCCCACCACGGCGGGGCCTTGCAGTTCATCAATGCGATGGGCGCGCAACGCTTCGTGCAGCGTGCGCGCGAACTGGCGGCGCAGTATGGCGCGCGTTTCGAGCCCGCGGCGATCGTGGTCGAGCTGGCCCGTGCAGGCGGGAGGTTCGAGGATGCATGA
- a CDS encoding SphA family protein has product MKLGSRVLVVAGLTIAGMAASAPAGATDLPAVNLGMTSFLDGMPPAGSGWYGTQYLQYYTAGRVNDNAGNKVGLPKQDIDLFAGLSQLVYQSPLTFAGMHPGLDVILPWIASARTDDGIGNVALNARAGFGDLLIGPFIQFDPVMGAQGPRFAQRVEFQFIAPTGAYDPSRAINPGSHFWSFDPYWAATLWLTPKWTVSWRLHYLWNATNHQPATSLGPDATSTQAGQAIHANFATEYEVRPGLRLGLNGYWLRQTTDMKENGQDVPGTREAVFATGPGAMYSFSPQDHLMFNAYFETYARNRPQGTRMVLRYVHHFQ; this is encoded by the coding sequence ATGAAACTCGGCTCTCGCGTGCTCGTTGTCGCAGGCCTCACGATCGCCGGCATGGCCGCAAGCGCGCCGGCCGGCGCGACCGACCTGCCGGCGGTCAACCTCGGCATGACCAGCTTCCTCGACGGGATGCCGCCGGCCGGCTCCGGCTGGTACGGCACGCAGTACCTGCAGTACTACACGGCGGGCCGCGTCAACGACAATGCGGGCAACAAGGTCGGGCTGCCGAAGCAGGACATCGACCTGTTCGCGGGGCTGAGCCAGCTCGTCTACCAGTCGCCGCTGACGTTCGCGGGCATGCATCCCGGCCTCGACGTGATCCTGCCGTGGATCGCGTCCGCTCGGACCGACGACGGCATCGGCAACGTCGCGCTGAATGCACGCGCCGGCTTCGGCGACCTGCTGATCGGCCCGTTCATCCAGTTCGACCCGGTGATGGGCGCGCAAGGCCCGCGCTTCGCGCAGCGTGTGGAATTCCAGTTCATCGCGCCGACCGGCGCGTACGACCCGTCGCGCGCGATCAATCCGGGCAGCCATTTCTGGTCGTTCGACCCGTACTGGGCGGCGACGCTGTGGCTCACGCCCAAGTGGACCGTGTCGTGGCGGCTGCATTATTTGTGGAACGCGACCAACCACCAGCCGGCCACGTCGCTCGGCCCGGACGCGACGTCCACGCAGGCCGGCCAGGCGATCCACGCGAACTTCGCAACCGAGTACGAAGTGCGCCCCGGCCTGCGGCTCGGGCTCAACGGCTACTGGCTGCGCCAGACCACCGACATGAAGGAAAACGGGCAGGACGTTCCCGGCACGCGGGAAGCCGTGTTCGCGACCGGCCCCGGGGCCATGTATAGCTTCTCGCCGCAGGATCACCTGATGTTCAACGCGTACTTCGAGACCTATGCGCGCAACCGTCCGCAGGGCACGCGGATGGTGTTGCGCTACGTGCATCACTTTCAGTGA
- a CDS encoding serine hydrolase domain-containing protein, translating into MATSATFRFLSNASRRLVHGMVAVAPAVMIGLAVSACGGDSSPTSNTPAFANAARPQIDALLADTLTPGAVVYVQSPQGNWLESFGTAVRGTNTPIPTNAHFRVGSVTKTWTGTVILQLVQEGRLSLGDSVSKFVANVPNGDTITIEQLLTMRSGLYNYSTNLAFNQTLDAQPDMVWTTSELLGIAEGQPVYFPPGTDFRYSNTNTILLGLIIEQLTGMSAADAMNARLFAPLGLANTMLPPQQDTSLPAPAPQGYQWGTNAETTDSDALSPQRQADAKSGVLQPTNVTSVNTSWAWTAGSGISTVTELAAYVQRMVGGGYLNADLQAQRLASCTPVDPTDPMSASYCLGLAKFGTFYGHTGEIPGFNTFMGYDPVTKTTIVTWSNTAAAPDGRAPANEIARIIMGELSKAAEIPDEGRP; encoded by the coding sequence ATGGCGACTTCAGCAACCTTCCGGTTCTTGTCGAACGCATCGCGGCGCCTGGTACACGGCATGGTTGCCGTCGCACCGGCCGTGATGATCGGCCTCGCCGTTTCCGCGTGCGGCGGCGACAGTTCGCCGACCTCGAACACGCCCGCGTTCGCGAACGCGGCGCGCCCGCAGATCGACGCACTGCTCGCGGACACGCTCACCCCCGGCGCGGTGGTCTATGTGCAATCGCCGCAGGGCAACTGGCTCGAATCGTTCGGCACGGCCGTGCGAGGCACGAACACGCCGATCCCGACGAATGCGCACTTTCGCGTCGGCAGCGTGACGAAGACCTGGACTGGCACGGTCATCCTGCAACTGGTACAGGAAGGCCGGCTGAGCCTCGGCGACAGCGTCAGCAAATTCGTCGCGAACGTGCCCAACGGCGACACGATCACGATCGAACAGTTGCTGACGATGCGCAGCGGCCTCTACAACTATTCGACGAATCTCGCGTTCAACCAGACGCTCGACGCGCAGCCGGATATGGTCTGGACCACGTCCGAGTTGCTGGGTATCGCCGAAGGCCAGCCGGTCTATTTCCCGCCCGGCACGGATTTTCGCTACTCGAATACGAACACGATACTGCTCGGGCTCATCATCGAGCAGCTGACCGGCATGAGCGCGGCCGATGCGATGAACGCGCGCCTGTTTGCGCCGCTCGGCCTGGCCAATACCATGCTCCCGCCGCAGCAGGACACGTCGCTGCCGGCGCCGGCGCCGCAGGGCTATCAATGGGGCACCAACGCCGAGACGACCGACAGCGACGCGCTGTCGCCGCAACGCCAGGCTGACGCGAAAAGCGGCGTGCTGCAGCCGACGAACGTGACCAGCGTCAATACGTCGTGGGCGTGGACGGCCGGCTCCGGCATTTCGACCGTGACGGAACTGGCCGCCTACGTGCAGCGGATGGTCGGCGGCGGCTACCTGAACGCCGACCTGCAGGCGCAACGGCTCGCCAGTTGCACGCCGGTCGATCCGACCGACCCGATGTCGGCGAGCTACTGCCTGGGCCTGGCCAAGTTCGGCACGTTCTACGGACATACGGGCGAGATACCGGGCTTCAACACCTTCATGGGCTATGACCCGGTCACGAAAACGACGATCGTCACGTGGTCGAACACGGCTGCCGCGCCCGATGGACGCGCACCGGCCAACGAAATCGCGCGGATCATCATGGGCGAGCTCAGCAAGGCGGCCGAAATACCGGACGAAGGCCGGCCGTGA
- a CDS encoding flavin reductase family protein gives METTATDRPALDPMQLRAAFGQFPTGVTVITTCAPDGRKVGLTANSFSSLSLDPPLVLWSLRKVAPSRPDFVAATHFAINILAHDQIELSRRFATPSADKFDGVLHVDSETGGVPCLDGASARFVCRNVGHYEGGDHLLFIGQIEQFDAFGKAPLVFHAGQYRAIADHPDLFRTI, from the coding sequence ATGGAAACGACCGCTACCGATCGACCGGCCCTCGACCCGATGCAGTTGCGCGCCGCGTTCGGGCAATTCCCGACCGGCGTGACCGTGATCACCACGTGCGCGCCCGACGGCCGCAAGGTGGGCCTCACCGCCAATTCGTTCTCGTCGCTATCGCTCGATCCGCCGCTCGTGCTGTGGAGCCTGCGCAAGGTCGCGCCGAGCCGCCCGGATTTCGTCGCGGCCACCCATTTCGCGATCAACATCCTCGCGCACGACCAGATCGAGCTGTCGCGCCGCTTCGCGACGCCCAGCGCCGACAAGTTCGACGGCGTGCTTCACGTGGATTCGGAGACCGGCGGCGTGCCCTGCCTCGACGGCGCAAGCGCGCGCTTCGTGTGTCGCAACGTCGGCCATTACGAAGGCGGCGATCACCTGCTCTTCATCGGCCAGATCGAACAGTTCGACGCGTTCGGAAAGGCACCGCTGGTGTTCCATGCCGGCCAGTATCGCGCGATCGCCGACCATCCCGATCTCTTTCGCACCATTTGA
- a CDS encoding TetR/AcrR family transcriptional regulator — MKERNPSIDAQAAPDALKPEERRALLMRMRGHTLARIEKAVLELFSGRDFHEVGLADVARAANVSLQTIYKYFGSKEVLVCAMLDVMLGRLAERMIDHLQGIDDVRERLRKTCWVTLDYMDKHPSVMLMMFTTMPMSRYKNIGIYESRELMEAFLGVFKDGQARGTLNDKVSSKVLLDVFMGVLGRVMVMHLMRGETRPLTAQFDELFAILWRAMSAGE; from the coding sequence ATGAAGGAAAGGAACCCATCCATTGACGCGCAAGCGGCGCCCGATGCACTCAAGCCCGAGGAGCGTCGCGCGCTCCTGATGCGGATGCGCGGTCACACGCTGGCCCGGATCGAGAAGGCCGTGCTGGAGCTCTTTTCCGGGCGCGATTTCCATGAGGTGGGCCTGGCCGACGTGGCCCGTGCGGCCAACGTGTCGTTGCAAACCATCTACAAGTACTTCGGCAGCAAGGAGGTGCTGGTTTGCGCGATGCTCGACGTGATGCTGGGCCGGCTGGCCGAGCGCATGATCGATCACCTGCAGGGCATCGACGACGTGCGTGAGCGCCTGCGCAAGACCTGCTGGGTCACGCTGGACTACATGGACAAGCATCCTTCGGTGATGCTGATGATGTTCACGACCATGCCCATGTCGCGGTACAAGAACATCGGCATCTATGAGAGCCGGGAGCTGATGGAAGCCTTCCTCGGTGTCTTCAAGGACGGCCAGGCGCGCGGCACGTTGAACGACAAGGTATCCAGCAAGGTGCTGCTGGACGTGTTCATGGGCGTGCTGGGGCGCGTGATGGTGATGCACCTGATGCGGGGCGAAACGCGGCCGCTGACCGCGCAGTTCGACGAACTGTTTGCCATCTTGTGGCGGGCGATGTCGGCCGGGGAATGA
- a CDS encoding styrene monooxygenase/indole monooxygenase family protein yields the protein MRRIAIVGAGQSGLQLAFALLDQGYHVTLATNRDAEQIRTGKVMSSQCMFHTSLQIERDLGLNTWEEACPSVEGIGIAVPHPDGNGRKVIDWQSRLTRYAQSVDQRVKMADWLDGVRRRGADVRIADIGVPELEELARSHDLVLLAAGKGEIVNLLGRDEARSAFDRPQRALALTYVKGMTPSQPYSRVRFNLLPGIGEYFVFPALTTTGPCEIMVFEGIPGGPLDCWADVKTPEQHLDRSLSFLQQYVPWEFERCRDVELTDPNGTLAGRFAPTVRKPFFRLPSGRTVFGMADAVVVNDPITGQGSNNAAKCAKAYFDAIVARDAAPFGEDWMQQTFEGYWAYAQHVVRWTNSLLTPPPPHILELLGAAGQFHSLAAAIVDGFDDPRRFSPWWFEPSACAATIREHSARAE from the coding sequence ATGAGACGCATCGCCATCGTCGGCGCGGGCCAGTCCGGCCTGCAACTCGCCTTCGCCCTGCTCGACCAGGGCTACCACGTCACGCTCGCGACCAACCGCGACGCCGAGCAGATCCGCACGGGCAAGGTCATGTCGAGCCAGTGCATGTTCCACACGTCATTGCAGATCGAGCGCGACCTCGGCCTGAACACCTGGGAGGAAGCGTGCCCGTCCGTCGAAGGGATCGGCATCGCGGTGCCGCATCCGGACGGCAACGGCCGCAAAGTGATCGACTGGCAGTCGCGGCTCACCCGCTATGCGCAGTCGGTCGACCAGCGCGTCAAAATGGCCGACTGGCTCGACGGCGTGCGACGCCGTGGCGCGGACGTGCGCATTGCCGACATCGGTGTGCCCGAACTCGAGGAACTGGCGCGCAGCCACGACCTCGTGCTGCTCGCGGCCGGCAAGGGCGAGATCGTCAACCTGCTCGGCCGCGACGAAGCACGCAGCGCGTTCGACCGCCCGCAACGCGCACTGGCCCTCACGTATGTGAAAGGGATGACGCCGAGCCAGCCGTATTCGCGGGTGCGCTTCAACCTGCTGCCCGGCATCGGCGAGTATTTCGTGTTCCCCGCGCTGACCACGACGGGCCCGTGCGAAATCATGGTGTTCGAAGGCATTCCGGGCGGCCCGCTCGACTGCTGGGCCGACGTGAAGACGCCCGAGCAGCACCTGGACCGCAGCCTGTCGTTCCTGCAGCAGTATGTGCCGTGGGAATTCGAACGCTGCCGCGACGTCGAGCTCACCGATCCGAACGGCACGCTGGCCGGGCGCTTCGCGCCAACCGTGCGCAAGCCGTTCTTCCGGCTGCCGTCGGGCCGCACTGTATTCGGGATGGCCGATGCGGTGGTCGTCAACGATCCGATCACCGGCCAGGGATCGAACAACGCCGCGAAATGCGCGAAGGCCTATTTCGACGCGATCGTCGCGCGCGATGCCGCACCGTTCGGCGAAGACTGGATGCAGCAGACGTTCGAAGGTTACTGGGCGTATGCGCAGCATGTCGTGCGCTGGACCAATTCGTTGCTCACGCCACCGCCGCCGCACATCCTCGAACTGCTCGGCGCGGCCGGTCAGTTCCATTCGCTCGCCGCGGCGATCGTCGACGGCTTCGACGATCCGCGCCGCTTCTCGCCGTGGTGGTTCGAGCCGTCGGCCTGCGCGGCGACGATCCGCGAACACAGCGCGCGCGCGGAGTGA
- a CDS encoding SDR family oxidoreductase, with the protein MTALAGKVAIVTGGATLIGAAVAQDLNRAGACVAILDLDVENGTRVADSLGERAMFVALDITDDRAIEHAVAAIVERFGAIDVLVNLACSYVDNGIQATRNDWLAAMDVNVVSAAMLAKAVHPHLVRRGGGAIVNFSSISAQCAQTGRWLYPTSKAAIRQLTRSMAMDLAPDRIRVNSVSPGWTWSRVMDEMTHGDRAKTDRVAAPFHLLGRVGDPSEVAQVVTFLCSDAASFVTGADYAVDGGYAAMGPEQAVPAIPRLAE; encoded by the coding sequence ATGACTGCCCTTGCTGGCAAAGTCGCGATCGTCACCGGCGGCGCCACGCTGATCGGCGCCGCGGTCGCGCAGGACCTGAACCGCGCCGGTGCGTGCGTCGCGATCCTCGATCTCGATGTGGAGAACGGCACGCGCGTGGCCGATTCGCTCGGCGAACGGGCGATGTTCGTCGCGCTCGACATCACCGACGATCGCGCGATCGAGCATGCAGTCGCGGCGATCGTCGAGCGGTTCGGCGCGATCGACGTGCTCGTCAACCTCGCGTGCAGCTACGTCGACAACGGCATCCAGGCGACCCGCAACGACTGGCTCGCCGCGATGGACGTCAACGTCGTGTCGGCGGCGATGCTCGCGAAGGCCGTGCATCCGCATCTGGTGCGACGCGGCGGCGGCGCGATCGTGAACTTCAGCTCGATCTCGGCCCAATGCGCGCAAACCGGCCGCTGGCTGTACCCGACCTCCAAGGCGGCGATCCGCCAGCTCACGCGCAGCATGGCGATGGATCTCGCGCCCGACCGCATTCGCGTCAACTCGGTGTCGCCGGGCTGGACCTGGTCGCGCGTGATGGACGAGATGACCCACGGCGATCGCGCAAAGACCGATCGTGTGGCCGCGCCGTTCCACCTGCTCGGCCGCGTCGGCGATCCGTCCGAGGTCGCGCAGGTTGTGACGTTCCTGTGCAGCGACGCGGCGAGCTTCGTGACGGGCGCCGACTACGCGGTGGATGGCGGCTATGCCGCGATGGGCCCCGAACAGGCGGTGCCGGCCATTCCGCGTCTGGCGGAGTGA
- a CDS encoding acyl-CoA dehydrogenase family protein, with the protein MAIQNFAPSWMTHEHQMLFDTANRFFKEQWVPRDEAWRQAGMMDRHAWEEAGANGFLCASMPEEYGGAGGDFGHEAALILAQGAAGIGGFGGSLHSGIVAPYILRHGTEAQKQRWLPRLATGELIGAIAMTEPGTGSDLQAVRTTAAREGDLYRINGSKTFITNGQLANLVIVVCKTSKDEGAQGMSLLVIETDQASGFRRGRNLDKLGMDAQDTSELFFDDVQVPVDNLLGGNEGMGFIQLMQELPQERLIVAVAGIAAMELAMQETLAYTKERQAFGKPIFSFQNTRFKLAECQALLMASRALVDAAIVAHLNGELGVDRAALIKYWVTDNQCKLIDECLQFFGGYGYMKEYPIARLYADARVQRIYGGTNEIMKELASRYL; encoded by the coding sequence ATGGCTATTCAAAATTTCGCCCCGAGCTGGATGACCCATGAGCACCAGATGCTGTTCGATACGGCCAACCGTTTCTTCAAGGAGCAGTGGGTTCCCCGGGACGAAGCCTGGCGCCAGGCCGGCATGATGGACCGGCACGCGTGGGAAGAAGCCGGGGCCAACGGCTTCCTGTGTGCGTCCATGCCCGAGGAATACGGCGGCGCGGGCGGCGACTTCGGGCATGAGGCCGCGCTGATCCTGGCCCAGGGTGCAGCAGGAATCGGCGGCTTCGGCGGCTCGCTGCACTCGGGCATCGTCGCCCCCTACATCCTGCGCCATGGCACCGAAGCGCAAAAGCAACGCTGGTTGCCGCGCCTCGCCACGGGCGAGCTGATCGGCGCGATCGCGATGACCGAACCCGGCACGGGGTCCGATCTGCAGGCGGTGCGCACCACCGCCGCCCGGGAGGGCGACCTCTACCGCATCAACGGCAGCAAGACCTTCATCACCAACGGCCAGCTCGCCAATCTGGTCATCGTGGTCTGCAAGACCAGCAAGGACGAAGGCGCGCAAGGCATGTCGCTGCTCGTGATCGAGACGGACCAGGCATCGGGCTTCAGGCGCGGTCGCAACCTCGACAAGCTCGGGATGGATGCGCAAGACACCTCGGAACTGTTCTTCGACGACGTGCAGGTGCCCGTCGACAACCTGCTCGGCGGGAATGAAGGCATGGGCTTCATCCAGCTCATGCAGGAGCTGCCGCAGGAGCGGCTGATCGTCGCCGTGGCGGGCATCGCGGCCATGGAGCTGGCCATGCAGGAAACGCTGGCCTACACCAAGGAACGCCAGGCGTTCGGCAAGCCGATCTTCTCGTTCCAGAACACGCGTTTCAAGCTCGCCGAATGCCAGGCGCTGCTGATGGCGTCGCGTGCGCTCGTGGATGCGGCCATCGTCGCGCACCTCAACGGCGAGCTGGGCGTGGACCGCGCGGCGCTCATCAAGTACTGGGTCACCGACAACCAGTGCAAGCTGATCGACGAATGCCTGCAGTTCTTCGGCGGCTACGGCTACATGAAGGAATACCCGATCGCCCGCCTGTATGCCGACGCGCGCGTGCAGCGCATCTACGGCGGGACCAACGAAATCATGAAGGAACTGGCCTCGCGCTACCTGTAA